The following proteins are co-located in the Candidatus Phytoplasma asteris genome:
- the rsgA gene encoding ribosome small subunit-dependent GTPase A, with amino-acid sequence MEKALVLRFLAGVYYIKDLETQIILEAKKRGKLKTPDIKTTQKENSSASDFIIKVGDIVFYELSCDTYLIQSILPRKNELKRPNVANIDQVLLVFSLVKPNFQFLLLDKFLLILEQQKLDVVLVFSKIDLLEPENLTTMQQQLSYYQKFQPFYYINSKQKIGIDALKHIFANQITVLAGQTGVGKSTLLKALIPDAKLKTQEISESLGRGKHTTKNAQLYEFNGGFIVDTPGFSKLDLTTFCPRTLKNFYPDFVEHVCDCFFGESCLHLQEEKCGVKKSLENGKILPSRYQNYVSFYEEIKNQLKY; translated from the coding sequence TTGGAAAAAGCTTTAGTATTAAGATTTTTGGCTGGAGTTTATTATATTAAAGATTTAGAAACTCAAATTATTTTGGAAGCTAAAAAAAGAGGCAAATTAAAAACCCCTGATATCAAAACTACCCAAAAAGAAAATAGTTCTGCCTCTGACTTTATTATTAAAGTAGGCGATATTGTGTTTTATGAACTTTCTTGTGATACTTATTTAATTCAATCTATTTTGCCTCGTAAAAATGAATTAAAAAGACCTAATGTTGCCAATATTGACCAGGTATTGCTAGTTTTTTCCTTAGTAAAGCCCAATTTTCAATTTCTTTTATTAGATAAGTTTTTATTAATTTTAGAACAACAAAAATTAGATGTAGTTTTGGTTTTTTCTAAAATAGATTTGTTAGAACCTGAAAACCTTACAACAATGCAACAACAATTATCTTATTACCAAAAATTTCAACCCTTTTATTATATTAACTCCAAGCAAAAAATAGGAATAGATGCCCTTAAACACATTTTTGCTAATCAAATTACAGTTTTGGCAGGACAAACCGGAGTAGGAAAATCGACCTTACTCAAAGCCTTAATTCCAGATGCCAAACTCAAAACACAAGAAATTTCTGAAAGTCTTGGCAGAGGCAAACATACCACCAAAAACGCCCAATTATACGAGTTTAATGGTGGATTTATTGTTGATACTCCTGGTTTTTCCAAACTAGACTTAACTACTTTTTGCCCTAGGACTTTAAAGAATTTTTATCCTGATTTTGTAGAACATGTTTGTGATTGTTTTTTTGGTGAAAGTTGTCTTCATTTGCAAGAAGAAAAATGTGGCGTTAAAAAATCCTTAGAAAACGGCAAAATACTTCCCTCTCGATATCAAAATTATGTGAGCTTTTACGAAGAAATCAAAAACCAACTCAAATATTAG
- a CDS encoding M3 family oligoendopeptidase: MKFQDFEYQRVDIAQNKQTILPMIEAFLDASLPEQIKIINRLNSLMDEINSMFTLAEIRHSLDVKDTFYQQEKHFCDQNAPLLTELQHQFSQTMVKSKHYDALVQEFGPLLFDQTKLFLKTFDPKIIPYLQEEKTLTTKYQKLISDPSVAFEGKLYNLSQMAPFLESSQRQTRKNAQLAVSQFFAKNEQEYDLIYDQLVQTRTKMAQILGYSNFVALGYDLLGRTDYDANQIADYRTNILKYVLPFYTMTQKRKSKRLGIAKLESYDKSFNFSSGNPKPQRGVDFQLTQAKKMYHAMSLQTKLFFDFLLEKNLLDLDSKPNKTGGGYCTYLPKYSAPFVFANFNGTSHDVDVLTHEIGHAFQVYQSRHLIPEYRWPTFEAAEISSMGMEFLAYPWVKDFFAQDVDKYQFLHLIQSLNFLLYGALVDHFQHEVYQNPQMTPAQRKECWRNLEKKYLLLETYEGDPFLEKGTFWFRQSHIFSTPFYYIDYTLAQVCALEIWLLSKQDYSNTWQKYLKLCQLGGSQTFLNLLKTTGLTNPFEPNHLKNIVSFVTCYLQKIDDTKF; the protein is encoded by the coding sequence GTGAAATTTCAAGATTTTGAATATCAAAGAGTGGATATTGCTCAAAACAAACAAACTATTTTGCCTATGATAGAGGCTTTTTTGGATGCTTCCTTACCAGAACAAATTAAAATTATTAACCGTCTTAATTCATTAATGGATGAAATTAATTCCATGTTTACTTTGGCAGAAATTAGGCATAGCCTAGATGTAAAAGATACTTTTTATCAACAAGAAAAACATTTTTGTGACCAAAATGCCCCTTTGCTAACCGAATTACAACATCAATTTAGCCAAACTATGGTAAAAAGTAAACATTATGACGCCTTAGTACAAGAATTTGGGCCCCTGTTATTTGACCAAACCAAACTATTTTTAAAAACATTTGACCCTAAAATTATTCCTTATTTACAAGAAGAAAAAACTTTAACAACCAAATATCAAAAATTAATTTCTGATCCTTCTGTTGCTTTTGAAGGCAAACTTTATAATTTAAGTCAAATGGCTCCTTTTTTGGAATCGTCCCAAAGGCAAACTAGAAAAAATGCCCAATTAGCTGTTTCGCAATTTTTTGCTAAAAATGAGCAAGAATATGACCTTATTTATGACCAATTAGTCCAAACACGAACCAAGATGGCTCAAATATTGGGATATTCCAATTTCGTTGCCTTAGGTTATGATCTTTTAGGACGCACTGATTACGATGCTAACCAAATTGCAGATTATCGCACCAACATTTTAAAATATGTTTTGCCGTTTTATACCATGACTCAAAAACGTAAATCCAAACGTTTAGGTATTGCTAAATTGGAAAGTTATGACAAAAGTTTTAATTTTTCAAGTGGCAATCCCAAACCTCAAAGAGGAGTTGATTTTCAGTTAACCCAAGCAAAAAAAATGTATCATGCAATGTCTCTCCAAACCAAATTATTTTTTGATTTTCTCTTAGAAAAAAATCTATTAGACCTAGATAGCAAACCCAACAAAACAGGCGGTGGATACTGTACTTACCTTCCTAAATATAGCGCTCCTTTTGTTTTTGCTAATTTTAATGGCACAAGTCATGATGTAGATGTTTTGACTCACGAAATAGGACACGCCTTCCAAGTTTATCAAAGTCGTCATTTAATTCCTGAGTATCGTTGGCCTACTTTTGAAGCAGCTGAAATTAGTTCTATGGGAATGGAATTTTTAGCTTATCCGTGGGTAAAAGATTTTTTTGCCCAAGATGTAGACAAATATCAATTTCTACATTTAATCCAATCCCTTAATTTCTTACTTTATGGTGCTTTAGTGGATCATTTTCAACATGAAGTTTATCAAAATCCTCAAATGACTCCTGCTCAAAGAAAAGAGTGTTGGCGTAATTTGGAAAAAAAATATTTGTTGTTAGAAACTTATGAAGGCGATCCTTTTTTAGAAAAAGGTACTTTTTGGTTCCGTCAAAGCCACATTTTTTCTACTCCTTTTTACTACATTGACTATACTTTAGCCCAAGTTTGTGCTTTAGAAATTTGGCTTTTAAGCAAGCAAGATTATTCCAATACTTGGCAAAAGTACTTAAAATTATGTCAATTAGGCGGTTCACAAACTTTTTTAAACCTTTTAAAAACTACAGGACTTACTAATCCTTTTGAACCTAATCACTTAAAAAACATTGTTTCTTTTGTAACTTGTTATTTGCAAAAAATTGATGATACTAAATTTTAA
- a CDS encoding ATP-binding cassette domain-containing protein, with translation MISIQNLTFYYGCNPILKDLNLTIQNNSWVSIVGHNGSGKSTLAKILVGLLSCTKGQILIDNIVLNEKNLPLLRPKIGMVFQNPDYQFTGLTVREDIAFGLENYNVCREEIIAKVWQYAKMVKIDDLLDTNVNQLSGGQKQRVAIASILAMEPEIIIFDEVTSFLDPQGALEVQKIIQNIKNKILITITHDLEFAAKSDEIIVLDQGKLITQTPPQNFFQDPLFLQQYKLKPPLSLELYYEILKDSTTKNIKNNQMLENLKDILWQYNLKK, from the coding sequence ATGATATCTATTCAAAATTTAACTTTTTATTACGGTTGTAATCCTATTCTCAAAGACCTTAATTTAACCATTCAAAATAATTCTTGGGTTTCTATTGTTGGTCATAATGGCTCGGGAAAATCTACTTTAGCCAAAATTTTAGTAGGGCTGCTTTCTTGTACCAAAGGACAAATTTTAATTGACAATATCGTTTTAAATGAAAAAAATTTGCCCCTTTTGCGACCTAAAATAGGTATGGTTTTCCAAAATCCTGATTATCAGTTTACAGGACTTACTGTAAGAGAAGATATTGCGTTTGGATTGGAAAATTATAATGTTTGTAGAGAAGAAATTATAGCCAAAGTTTGGCAATATGCCAAAATGGTAAAAATAGATGATTTATTGGACACAAACGTGAATCAACTTTCAGGGGGACAAAAACAACGTGTAGCAATTGCCTCCATTTTAGCGATGGAGCCCGAAATTATTATCTTTGATGAAGTAACTTCTTTTTTAGATCCTCAAGGCGCTTTGGAAGTGCAAAAAATTATTCAAAACATTAAAAATAAAATTTTGATTACCATTACTCATGATTTAGAGTTTGCTGCCAAAAGTGATGAAATTATTGTTCTTGATCAAGGAAAATTAATTACCCAAACCCCACCCCAAAACTTTTTTCAAGACCCTTTATTTTTGCAACAATATAAATTGAAACCTCCTTTATCATTAGAGCTTTACTATGAAATTTTAAAAGACAGCACCACTAAAAACATTAAAAATAATCAAATGTTAGAAAATTTAAAGGATATTTTATGGCAATACAATTTGAAAAAGTAA
- a CDS encoding energy-coupling factor transporter transmembrane component T — protein sequence MKNNDFTNNNLSHPSLSRCFLYQLHPSIKILAFVLLLVFILKLPINVENIAPNQVFIFANPKRITLFYLFCVVALMSLCFFFGVTWSYFWQRIKHLRFVFIISLVINLVPSEDTSFNAFMRAQIPILSYDAIHSFWLFLICILLYNFTKKYIPFKLSYLLFLLLCVFVIPSYFPSNIQEILGCKPKNYILQTTSFLRICFIMTRLFLIVMLFFLFNKITSFIEIQDGLDIILSPLKKLKISTETFTLMLSLIFMANSFLLQETNKILKAQTARGMDLHKKNIFKRINHLLALLVPIFVLVFKRSLVISNAMEVRGYVLGAPRTKMITYRWKMLDFITITTIFALLFIK from the coding sequence ATGAAAAATAATGATTTTACAAATAATAATTTATCCCACCCCTCTTTATCGCGTTGTTTTTTGTACCAACTCCATCCTTCTATCAAAATTCTTGCTTTTGTGTTGCTGTTAGTTTTTATTTTAAAACTGCCCATTAATGTTGAAAATATTGCTCCAAATCAAGTTTTTATTTTTGCAAACCCCAAACGCATCACTTTATTTTATCTTTTTTGTGTGGTAGCTTTAATGAGCCTTTGTTTCTTTTTTGGAGTAACTTGGAGTTATTTTTGGCAAAGAATTAAACATTTAAGATTTGTTTTTATTATTTCTTTGGTAATAAATTTAGTTCCTTCGGAAGATACTTCTTTTAATGCTTTTATGCGAGCTCAAATTCCTATTTTAAGTTATGATGCCATCCATTCTTTTTGGTTGTTTTTAATATGTATTTTATTGTATAATTTCACTAAAAAATATATTCCCTTTAAATTATCTTATTTGTTATTTTTGCTTTTGTGCGTCTTTGTTATTCCTTCGTATTTTCCTTCCAATATACAAGAAATTTTGGGTTGCAAACCTAAAAATTATATATTGCAAACGACTTCTTTTCTAAGAATTTGTTTTATTATGACAAGATTGTTTTTAATTGTGATGTTGTTTTTTTTATTCAATAAAATAACTTCTTTTATCGAAATTCAAGATGGTCTAGATATTATTTTGTCTCCTTTAAAAAAACTCAAAATTTCTACTGAAACTTTTACTTTGATGCTTTCTTTAATTTTTATGGCTAATTCTTTTTTATTGCAAGAAACCAATAAAATTTTAAAAGCTCAGACAGCAAGAGGCATGGATTTGCACAAAAAAAATATTTTTAAAAGAATTAATCATCTTTTAGCCTTATTGGTTCCTATTTTTGTGTTGGTTTTTAAAAGGTCTTTGGTAATTTCTAATGCTATGGAAGTAAGAGGTTATGTTTTGGGAGCTCCTCGCACCAAAATGATTACTTATCGTTGGAAAATGCTTGATTTTATAACCATAACTACCATTTTTGCTCTATTGTTTATCAAATAA
- the ileS gene encoding isoleucine--tRNA ligase — protein MTTNYKTTLLMPKTDFPMKGNLGKNEINIQKHWQKLDLYQKKLQQNQDNNPFILHDGPPYANGNIHMGHALNKILKDFIVRFRSMQGFYTPLIPGWDTHGLPIEAAVLKKTSKNAFTRKSFLDKCQEFALENVNNQKQQFQRLGILGDWQNPYLTLDKTFVADQVRIFGQMVDKGLIFKALKPIHWSPTLESALAEAELEYRNHQSPSVYVAFSMKKLDIFDNVALVIWTTTPWTLPANVAIAVHPEKEYQLIEVLQKHYLVGTKNIPFLQKVFAWNKENIKVVATFEGKTLEHLTYQNHLVSKFGKIILSQHVLDEEGTGLVHIAPGHGLDDFLVGQKYNLDVVCSIDKKGMMTDVSKYQGLFYTKANEAIISDLEKDHSLLKADVILHSYPHDWRTKKPVISLALPQWFVSIKKIKSLLLEETQKVKWIPRWGELKMTNMITNREDWNISRQRTWGVPIPIFYTETHQPILDLKLINHVADLFEQHGMDIWYEWDVKKLLPENYINPQSPNNLFTKELDIMDVWFDSGTSYSVFKKRNQVLQSDVYLEGSDQYRGWFNSSLITSVATQNQAPYKTVITHGFVFDGEGKKMSKSLGNVIDPLTVAEQKGADIIRLWVANTNYNLDVRINPSILKQVEDLYRKIRNTFRFMLGNLDNFKKDTNYIAFEQRTFIHQAMMLDFEEVLKNVLHSYDTYNFEGVLRHLFPFITNKISAFYLDFAKDILYIEKEDHKERKMIQSTIYDLLLSLLQVLTPIIPHTTSEVYGFFPFAVEKDIYLEKMPQLKARPTSHLLLEYHKFLTLRKNVLQYLEKARQSELINSSLQAHITLSLTQEEMHALDVLQIKDQLHQLFIVSKVTLQLKDTFDVKVAKASGYACQRCWNVVITKPLTPLCTRCQNILK, from the coding sequence ATGACAACAAATTATAAAACAACTCTTTTGATGCCAAAAACTGATTTTCCTATGAAAGGAAATTTAGGCAAAAACGAAATTAACATTCAAAAACATTGGCAAAAACTTGACTTATATCAAAAAAAATTACAACAAAATCAAGACAACAACCCTTTTATTTTGCACGATGGACCTCCTTATGCTAACGGCAATATTCATATGGGACACGCCTTAAACAAAATTTTAAAAGATTTTATTGTTCGTTTTCGTAGTATGCAAGGTTTTTACACTCCTTTAATTCCTGGTTGGGATACTCATGGTTTGCCAATTGAGGCAGCAGTTCTTAAAAAAACTTCTAAAAATGCTTTTACCAGAAAGTCTTTCCTAGATAAATGTCAAGAATTTGCCTTGGAAAATGTTAATAATCAAAAACAGCAATTTCAAAGATTAGGTATTTTAGGAGATTGGCAAAATCCTTATTTAACGTTGGATAAAACTTTTGTTGCTGATCAGGTAAGAATTTTTGGACAAATGGTTGACAAAGGCTTAATTTTTAAAGCCCTCAAACCCATTCATTGGTCACCTACTTTAGAATCTGCTTTAGCAGAAGCAGAATTAGAGTACCGCAATCACCAATCTCCTTCTGTTTATGTTGCTTTTAGCATGAAAAAACTAGATATTTTTGACAATGTGGCTTTGGTAATTTGGACAACTACTCCTTGGACTTTGCCTGCCAATGTAGCAATTGCGGTGCATCCCGAAAAAGAATATCAATTAATTGAAGTTTTACAAAAACACTATTTGGTAGGAACTAAAAACATTCCTTTTCTTCAAAAAGTTTTTGCTTGGAACAAAGAAAACATCAAAGTTGTTGCTACTTTTGAAGGAAAAACCTTAGAACATTTAACTTACCAAAATCACCTTGTTTCCAAATTCGGAAAAATAATTTTATCACAACACGTTTTGGATGAAGAAGGAACAGGACTAGTCCACATCGCTCCAGGACACGGTTTGGACGATTTTTTAGTAGGTCAAAAATATAATTTAGATGTTGTTTGTAGTATTGATAAAAAAGGTATGATGACAGATGTTTCCAAATATCAAGGTCTATTTTACACCAAAGCCAACGAAGCTATCATCTCTGATTTAGAAAAAGACCATTCTTTGCTTAAAGCAGATGTAATTTTGCACTCCTATCCTCATGATTGGCGCACTAAAAAACCAGTTATTTCTCTTGCACTTCCTCAATGGTTTGTCTCTATTAAAAAAATTAAATCTCTTTTGCTAGAAGAAACCCAAAAAGTTAAGTGGATTCCACGTTGGGGAGAATTAAAAATGACTAATATGATTACTAATCGTGAGGATTGGAATATTAGTCGTCAAAGAACTTGGGGCGTCCCCATTCCTATTTTTTACACCGAAACCCATCAACCCATTCTAGATTTAAAATTAATTAATCATGTAGCTGATTTATTCGAACAGCATGGAATGGATATTTGGTATGAATGGGATGTTAAAAAACTACTTCCTGAAAACTACATTAATCCCCAAAGTCCTAACAATTTGTTTACCAAAGAACTAGATATTATGGATGTTTGGTTTGACTCAGGAACTTCTTATAGTGTTTTTAAAAAACGTAATCAAGTTTTACAAAGTGATGTTTATTTGGAAGGCTCTGATCAATATCGTGGTTGGTTCAATTCTTCTTTAATTACTTCTGTAGCCACTCAAAATCAAGCTCCTTATAAAACTGTTATTACTCATGGTTTTGTTTTTGATGGTGAAGGCAAAAAAATGTCTAAATCTTTGGGCAATGTCATCGATCCATTAACTGTTGCTGAACAAAAAGGAGCAGATATTATTCGTTTATGGGTTGCAAACACTAATTATAATCTTGATGTGCGCATTAATCCTTCCATTTTAAAACAAGTAGAAGATCTTTATCGCAAAATTAGAAACACCTTCCGTTTTATGTTAGGTAATTTAGATAATTTTAAAAAAGATACTAATTATATTGCCTTTGAACAAAGAACTTTTATCCATCAAGCAATGATGCTAGATTTTGAAGAAGTGTTAAAAAACGTACTACATTCTTATGATACTTATAATTTTGAAGGTGTTTTAAGGCATCTATTCCCCTTCATTACTAATAAAATCAGTGCTTTTTATCTCGATTTTGCCAAAGATATTTTATACATCGAAAAAGAAGATCACAAAGAAAGAAAGATGATTCAATCAACTATCTATGATTTGTTATTATCGCTTTTACAAGTTTTAACTCCAATTATTCCTCACACTACTTCAGAAGTTTACGGCTTTTTTCCTTTTGCTGTAGAAAAAGATATTTATTTAGAAAAAATGCCACAACTCAAAGCACGTCCAACTTCTCATCTTTTATTAGAATATCATAAATTTTTAACATTAAGAAAAAACGTTTTACAATATTTGGAAAAAGCAAGACAAAGTGAGCTTATTAATTCTTCTTTGCAAGCCCATATTACGTTATCATTAACCCAAGAAGAAATGCATGCTTTGGATGTTTTACAAATTAAAGATCAATTGCATCAACTTTTTATAGTCTCTAAAGTAACACTTCAATTAAAAGATACTTTTGATGTTAAAGTTGCCAAAGCTTCTGGGTATGCTTGTCAAAGATGTTGGAATGTAGTAATCACCAAACCCCTTACTCCTTTGTGCACGCGTTGCCAAAATATATTAAAATAA
- a CDS encoding ATP-binding cassette domain-containing protein, which produces MAIQFEKVNFYYNNQPHPPQKTTATLSDINLKINSQNEFIALVGKTGSGKSTLVQLMNALLTTNIGKVTVCGTTITSKTKKELLVPLRQKVGLVFQFPEYQLFEITVLKDVMFGAEVFLNNKQQAQKQAFKTLEQINIPPALHQKSPFQISDGQQRKVAIAGILAMQPDILILDEPTRGLDLESSSDIMDFLQILHQTFHKNIIIITHDMNLVAQYAKRVLVLSQGKLLFDGTKETFFEHPRFEQFNLDIPDTFKILKHLNQTLGIPFQAHYCFSTLAQYLKEFYC; this is translated from the coding sequence ATGGCAATACAATTTGAAAAAGTAAACTTTTATTATAATAACCAACCCCACCCCCCCCAAAAAACTACTGCCACTTTATCTGACATTAATTTAAAAATCAATTCTCAAAATGAATTTATTGCTTTAGTGGGGAAAACCGGTTCAGGCAAATCGACCTTAGTGCAATTAATGAATGCTTTGCTTACCACAAATATAGGAAAAGTAACAGTTTGTGGCACTACCATAACTTCTAAAACAAAAAAAGAACTCTTAGTGCCCTTGCGCCAAAAAGTAGGTTTAGTTTTCCAATTCCCTGAATATCAATTATTTGAAATAACTGTTTTAAAAGATGTAATGTTTGGTGCTGAAGTTTTTTTAAATAACAAACAACAAGCCCAAAAGCAAGCTTTCAAAACTTTAGAACAAATCAACATTCCTCCCGCTTTACATCAAAAATCTCCCTTTCAAATTAGTGACGGACAGCAAAGAAAAGTCGCTATTGCAGGTATTTTAGCCATGCAGCCTGATATTTTAATCCTTGATGAACCTACACGTGGTCTTGATTTGGAAAGTAGCTCTGATATTATGGATTTTTTACAAATTTTGCATCAAACATTTCACAAAAATATTATCATTATTACTCATGATATGAATTTGGTTGCCCAATATGCAAAACGTGTTTTGGTTTTGTCTCAAGGAAAATTGCTTTTTGATGGCACAAAAGAAACTTTTTTTGAACACCCCCGATTTGAGCAATTTAACTTAGATATTCCTGATACTTTTAAAATTTTAAAACATTTAAATCAAACTTTAGGAATCCCCTTTCAAGCACACTATTGTTTTAGCACCCTTGCCCAATATTTAAAAGAATTTTATTGTTAA
- the glyA gene encoding serine hydroxymethyltransferase: MNQKLGLKDQDQEIFDLIEQEKIRQKENILLIASENFVSQAVLDAQGSILTNKYAEGYPQARYYNGCKNVDQIEKIAIQRATKLFGAKYANVQPHSGSQANMGAFQALLKPGDKILGLSLMDGGHLTHGHKLSFSGGFYEAHFYNVNPQTEMLDYDEIRKVALKVKPKLIIAGYSAYSKTINFKKFRQIADEVNAYLMADIAHIAGLVACGLHPCPFEANADVVTSTMHKTLRGPRGGLILTNKEEVFKKINRGIFPGIQGGPCIHTIAAKAVAFQEAMMPSFKEYQKQVIKNANTFAKSFQQKGYRIVSGGTDNHLFLIDVKHKNPEFTGSKIANMLEKINIVVNKNTIPFDQEKPFVTSGIRIGTPAMTTVGFRENDFILVADLMDKAINHLDDESYLAQIKQQVLALLSKFNK, encoded by the coding sequence ATGAATCAAAAGTTAGGATTAAAAGACCAAGATCAAGAAATCTTTGATCTTATTGAACAAGAAAAAATTAGACAAAAAGAAAATATCTTATTAATTGCTTCGGAAAATTTTGTTTCTCAAGCAGTATTAGATGCCCAAGGAAGCATTTTGACTAACAAATATGCAGAAGGTTATCCTCAAGCTAGATATTATAATGGTTGTAAAAATGTAGATCAAATAGAAAAAATTGCCATTCAAAGAGCAACCAAGCTGTTTGGTGCTAAATATGCAAACGTCCAACCTCATTCAGGTTCACAAGCCAATATGGGAGCATTTCAAGCCTTATTAAAACCTGGTGACAAAATTTTAGGATTATCTTTAATGGATGGAGGACATCTTACTCACGGTCATAAATTAAGTTTTTCTGGTGGTTTTTATGAAGCTCATTTTTATAATGTCAATCCCCAAACTGAAATGCTTGATTATGATGAAATTCGTAAAGTTGCCTTAAAAGTTAAACCTAAATTAATTATTGCAGGATATTCGGCTTATTCTAAAACTATTAATTTTAAAAAGTTTCGTCAAATTGCTGATGAAGTTAATGCCTATTTAATGGCAGATATTGCCCATATTGCAGGTTTAGTTGCTTGTGGGCTTCATCCTTGTCCCTTTGAAGCTAACGCCGATGTTGTTACTTCTACTATGCACAAAACACTGAGAGGACCGCGTGGAGGTTTGATTTTAACCAATAAAGAAGAAGTATTTAAAAAAATAAATCGTGGTATTTTTCCAGGTATTCAAGGAGGACCTTGTATTCATACTATTGCAGCTAAAGCTGTTGCTTTTCAAGAAGCGATGATGCCTTCCTTTAAAGAATATCAAAAGCAAGTTATCAAAAATGCAAACACCTTTGCTAAATCCTTCCAACAAAAAGGTTATCGCATTGTAAGTGGAGGCACTGATAATCATTTATTTTTAATTGATGTTAAACATAAAAATCCTGAGTTTACAGGATCCAAAATTGCAAACATGTTAGAAAAAATAAATATTGTTGTCAACAAAAATACCATTCCTTTTGATCAAGAAAAACCTTTTGTGACAAGCGGTATTAGAATTGGCACACCTGCTATGACAACAGTAGGTTTTAGAGAAAATGATTTTATTTTAGTTGCAGATTTGATGGACAAAGCTATCAATCACTTGGACGACGAATCTTATTTAGCCCAAATTAAACAACAAGTTTTGGCTTTATTAAGTAAATTTAATAAGTAA
- the ychF gene encoding redox-regulated ATPase YchF, translated as MKVGIIGLPNVGKSTLFNALTKMQVLEANYPFATIEPNVGIVEVSDSRLQTLSQIFQSQKTISALIEFKDIAGLVAGASKGEGLGNQFLSHIRNVDAICHVVKCFEDPNIAHVTETNNPVEEIDIIQTELALADLEQIEKRLLKLGKQKNKLDKELLQEKALLTKIKTHLTTQDLKNLVFSDEELKLVKTFNLLFLKPSLYLANIKEHDLLSLDSNVFYQQVLAYATKESKKLIPLCVQLEKEISSLDFAEKQLFLKDYGLVESGLTKLIQESYALLGLQTYFTAGPKEVRAWSFKKGLKAPECARIIHTDLQKGFIKAEVVSYLDLLEAQTFQKSKEKGKVRIEGKEYIVKDGDIITFRFNV; from the coding sequence ATGAAAGTCGGAATTATTGGTTTGCCAAATGTGGGCAAATCTACCTTATTTAATGCTTTAACTAAAATGCAAGTTTTAGAAGCTAATTATCCTTTTGCCACTATCGAACCTAATGTTGGCATTGTAGAAGTTTCAGATTCGCGTCTCCAAACTTTATCTCAAATTTTTCAATCTCAAAAAACTATTTCTGCTTTGATAGAATTCAAAGATATTGCAGGTTTAGTGGCGGGAGCTTCCAAAGGCGAAGGGCTTGGCAATCAATTTTTAAGTCATATTCGCAATGTAGATGCTATTTGTCATGTGGTTAAATGTTTTGAAGACCCCAATATTGCTCATGTGACAGAAACGAATAATCCTGTAGAAGAAATTGATATTATTCAAACAGAACTAGCTTTAGCAGATTTAGAACAAATTGAAAAACGCTTACTTAAACTGGGTAAACAAAAAAATAAACTTGACAAAGAATTATTGCAAGAAAAAGCGTTATTAACCAAAATTAAAACCCATTTAACTACCCAAGATTTAAAAAATTTGGTTTTTTCGGATGAAGAATTAAAGCTTGTCAAAACCTTTAATTTGTTGTTTTTAAAACCTTCCCTTTATTTAGCCAACATTAAAGAACATGATTTATTATCTTTGGATTCCAACGTTTTTTATCAACAAGTTTTAGCGTATGCTACTAAAGAATCCAAAAAATTAATTCCTTTGTGTGTGCAATTAGAAAAAGAAATATCGTCTTTAGACTTTGCAGAAAAGCAACTTTTTTTAAAGGACTATGGTCTTGTAGAATCAGGGCTTACTAAATTAATTCAAGAAAGTTATGCTCTTTTAGGTCTCCAAACTTATTTTACTGCAGGACCTAAAGAAGTTCGTGCTTGGTCTTTTAAAAAAGGTCTTAAAGCTCCCGAATGCGCCCGCATTATTCACACCGATTTACAAAAAGGTTTTATTAAAGCCGAAGTTGTTTCTTACCTTGATTTATTAGAAGCCCAAACTTTTCAAAAAAGCAAAGAAAAAGGCAAAGTTCGCATTGAGGGCAAAGAATACATAGTTAAAGATGGTGATATTATTACTTTTAGATTTAATGTTTAG